The genomic stretch CCCGCGTGGCCACGCCCTCATGATGTCACACCCAGGCCCCGCCTTCGCCCGCGTGACGCTCGCAGCCTGCGCTCCACGTCCGCGGCACGTCGAGCGTCACTGGCCCCGCCCACGGCGCGCGCCGGCGCAGTACGAGCTTACGGATTCGGGCCATGGCGCTGGCAGGTGCACCAGAAGTGATCCGGGCGGCGCAGAAGGACGAGTACTACCTGGGAGGGCTGCGGAGCGCCGCGGGGGGAGCGCTGCACAGCCTAGCGGGTGAGCGCCCCCGGGCACCCAGGCAGGCGGAAGCTCCGCGCTGCTCCACACTTGGCGGGTCTCTGCGCCAGGTCTCAAACATTTGCCCATTTACCTCAAATGCCCCCAGCAGCAGGTCGGACCTAACACTATGGCTCTTACGGGTAGACACGTGGAGGTCCACCTCACAGGCAAGGATTTGGGAGAGCCGAATTTGATAGCAAGCAGCCGGTCTCTGGCTTGTGTTCTTAGCACTACCGAGACTTCTCTGGTGCCTCCTAGGCTCTAGGACAGTTCCTGACCCAGGACAGTTAGAGTTGAGAGGTTGGTTCTCAGGACATCAGAGGAGGCTAAAGGAGAGAGAAGTAGTTGAGGGTCGCCCTGGAGGAGGAGGGACCTAGTCTGCCCTCTGAGGGATGGGGGGAGAGAACTTAAGTGAGCCACTTTACCTCCCCAGAGgtaatatttttctcctttcaggtGCAAAGAAATGGCTGGAATGGAGGAAAGAGATCGAACTGCTCTCAGACATAGCCTACTTCGGCCTCACCACAATTGCAGGTAGCAGGACTTGGCAGGTCCTCGGCACCAAGGGGCCCACAGCCCACCCAAGACAAGAGGGGCTGGTGAAGGCTGCCAGGCCAACTGAGCAGCTCCTGGAAACCTCCTGCATTAGCCTCAGGGAAAAGACACTGGCCAGACAGGAGGTACTGCCCCAGATCCTTTCTAGGGGCCTCATCGGCCCCTTTTATGGGGTGTGAGGCATTACAAGATACAAAGGTGGAGGCTGCCTGCTGGCCACCACCAGCATGTTGGGGATAGAGGTTGCTGTGGCCTACAAGCAGGGTCATGGTGAGACACGGGGAAAGAGTCGTTCAAGGTGCACCAGGTTTGGCCTCAGAACAGGATGGCTGGCTTTGTCTTCTGCAGGGTTGACAACTAGAAGCTAGCTTTCAGCAGGGGAGGCTTGAGGGCGTTTTATCCGCTGACCAAATGCCTGATACTTAGGACTGAACCAGGTGCTGACTGAGCCATGATCTGGAAGTTAGTTAGAAAGCCACAGGATTGGATCTCGCCACTCGGACAGGTGACAGGGGTGCAGCAGAGGAGGGACTGGGAAACTGAGAACAAATAAAGGCTGAAGGGAGCAGGAACCAACAGGGAAAACAAGGCCTATCCCCGAGTGGCCGTCTGTGCCACATGGAACCGCTGCACGGCCGCATGTTGGCCTTGGCTAGGTCTTTAGGGTGACAGCCTAGGAGGGCAGGTTCAGGGGCGACTGGTGAGGCTGGGGGGCCCCGCCCGGcctagaagcttctctttgcagtgcATCCTTATCACTGTGCATTAATCCTCAGGCTACCAGACACTTGGAGAGGAGTATGTGGGGATCGTGCAAGTGGACCCATCCCAACAACGTGTGCCCTCCAGGCTCCGCCGTGGAGTGCTGATTGCACTGCATGCCATCCTGCCCTACCTGCTGGACAAGGCCCTGCTGCCCCTGGAGCAGGAGCTACAAGCCGATGGCGATGGCACACGGGCCTCACAGGGAAGCCTGCTGCTGTCTGGGGGGCGCAGCCGGTCAGGGGCACGGCGCTGGGTGCGTGACCATGCAGCCACCCTGCCTGAGCAGCAGAGGAGGGCGCTGCAGCGGGCAGTCTTCATCCTTAGACAGGGCTTTGCCTGCCTGCACCGGCTCCACGTCGCTTGGTTTTACATTCACGGTGCCTTCTACCACCTGGCCAAGAGACTAGCCGGGATTACTTACGTAAGTGCCAACACCGAGAGGCCCGGGTACAGCTGGGAGCCTCTGAGCAGCCTTAGGGACCATGGTGATGGCATGGTCACAGCCAGTACTGTCCCCACACTGGAGCACAAACTGTACTTGGGAGAGGGTGGGGTCTGTTCAGTTGTATTTTCCTAAAAGGCCCAGGGGAGTCCCGGTTTGCACAAACTGAAGAGCAAACGAGTAACGCTTTCCTTCCCATAAcagcgcgcgtgcgtgcgtggtgtgtgtgtttgtgtgtgtatgcgcgctcGCGCGCGCAGACTCAGGTCTGGCCTCAGGGCAGTTTCCTCGCTACTGGCTATGGCTGTGTCCTTTCCATTCGTCCTTGCCCAGCAGAGAGGTGAGGGCTTAGGGTTGACCCTGAGTCAGCACACCACCTCACCACACTGGCCACATACCAATCTGTGCTAACTGCACTGACCTGGTTGTTGTCTTTGGcagcaacatacacacacacacctggctttctACCAATGCACTTTATCCTGCCACCCCAAAAATCTCTCCTTGGGTATCACCTCTATACTTGCCACACTCCAGGGCTGCTCCAAAGTTCCTGTCAGAGGGGACCAAATGCCATCTCTCCCTGCAGCCAacctgcccctcccacaccatAGTCTGGTTTGAGGCCTTAACCTCAGTACTGCCACATGGAGTTATCCTACAAAATTTACCCCAGAAGTCATTCGTTTAGCAGCtatcaccgccccccccccccagctgctcAGTGTTGGCACTGGGTTTGCTGTAGAGCCTGCTATCTTGTTTTCCCACTCCAGCCCAAGGCATAGTGTGGCCCTGGTGTCATTTCCCTGCCAGTGGGAAGGGCTAGAAGTGAAGACAGCACGGTTCTGCTGTGATGTGGATGGGAGTGACACAGGACAGCATCTGTGGATGCCAAGGTCATTGAAGCCTTGATAAAGGGAACAGCGCCTGCCTGTCCAGGTTCCCCTTGCTGTCCCTCCCCCTGCTCTTCCCTGAAGTGATCCCCAGACAGCTCCTGAATCCTTACCCATTTTCCtggcccagccagccagcctcctgcctcagttcttgTCGAAGCTGCTAATGGCTGAAGGTCAACCTCTAGCTAGGTTTCTCCCTCACTACTTAAGCCCatctccctggctgtcctctggACACTCCCAGGACCAAGGGGGAGGCTCAGCAAACAAGAGGCCAGGTCCTAGGGGACCCTGATGGCTGAGGGGTGGTCATCTGTCTTAACAGCTCCGGACCCGCCGCCTTCCTGGAGAGGACCTGAGGGCACGCACTAGCTACCGGCTGCTGGGGCTTGTCTCCCTGCTGCACCTGGCACTGTCCGTGGGGCTGCAACTGTACAGCTTCAGGCAGAAGCAGCGAGCCAGGAAAGAGTGGCGGCTGCACCGCAATCTGTCCCACCGAAGGTGTGCAGGGGGCTTGAGGTACTCTGTCTGGCAAGCCCCCTGACTGTCAAAGGTGTACTCACCTGGGCTGTCCCCCCATAGGAGCTCCCTGGAGGACAGAGCTGTCTGCAGAGCCCCACTGTGCACCCTCTGCTTGGAGGAACGCAGACACTCCACAGCTACACCGTGTGGCCACCTCTTCTGCTGGGAGTGTATCACAGAGTGGTGCAACACCAAGGTACCTTGGCAGCTGTGCCACCCTACCTCCCAACCTCTttcacttgggggtggggagatgggcaTCTTGTTAAAAGCCTGTGAGGTGTGAATCGTACTTGGGGCTGAAGCTCCGGTCTTCCCCTTTCGAGGCTTGCCTGCATGTGCAGGTGAATGATGCATGATGGGCGCACACAGGCTGCACTTGCCCGCAGGCTTGACTTGTTTCATACGCTCAGGGGATGCTAGTTCATGTGCACACGGCAAGCTGTCCCTGTGTGCCGTGGAGCCGTCTCCAGCAGGACAGGGGCTCTGGGCGCACTGCTTCCTGCAGCCATGGAGCTACTTTTACTGCTCTGGCCAGAAGCCTAGGCTACAAGGGGCAGGGAGCTTTATGCGCTGTGCACTGCTCAGCAGTCTGCACCGTGTGCAGCATGTGCCAGCCAGTGTGGAATGTGTCCTTTCTCACAGATGGTGGAGCCGGTGCTGTCTCTGCAGAGAAGCACCAGGGTTCATCTAGAGTTACACCTCCTGGGAGCTCACAGGGAGGGACTAGAATAGAGTGCACAGCCTGCTATCTTTTTCCGGTGGGGTCTCATGTCCTCCCCTGTATAGCACTTGGCCCAGAGTTGCTaggaagacatggctcagaggttaagagcactgtctgctcttctagggggcctgagttcaagtcccagcgaccacatggtggctcacaaccattcataatgagatctgacatcatcttctggcgtgcaggtgtacaggcaggcagcaTACTGtagccataataaataaataaataaatcttaaggaaaataAGGTAAAGCGCGGGAGAGGCCACAGAGAGCCAACATTCACAGGTGTTGAGGGTAGGTGGGCatggctgtgctgagccagcacTGTCCCGTGCCTGGAGAGGCTGTTTTCTGGCTGACTTAACAGCTGTACACGTACGTAGAACAGGAGATGCAGTGGGGATGGGGCCAGCCACAATGCACAGCCAATGTGACACACCCACCCCATCCACAGACAGAGTGTCCCCTGTGCAGAGACAAGTTCCCACCCCAGAAGCTGGTCTACCTGAGGCACTACCGCTGACCAGGACCAGATCCTTACCAGACAGCTCCAAGGAGTGgatgggagctgggcatggtggcacacgcctttagtcccagcacttgggaagacagaagcaggtggatctctgtgagtttgaggccagcctggtctacaaaacaagtgcaagagccaagactacacagagaccttgtctcaaagaaaaaaatataagtaaatggAAGCTCCTGGAAGAGTTTATCCTTGAACTGTGGTTGCACAAAAATATTCTCTCTGTGTCATGGAGGCTACTACAActacttgggaagaaaagagatcAGGGACATGGGGAAGACTCCAGTTGGGGTGGGAGAGTGTGTTGCCCCTTATGGGTATGGTGTCTTCAGTCTCTGGAGATGTGGGATCGCCCCTCCCCGTCCCTTCCCAAGCCACACAGCTGAGAATTGCTTCGGGGGTTCAGGGTGTATACTCAGGTCTGCAAAGAGGAAGCCACCatcagcctgaggcaggaagtcAGGCAGGGCACTCGGCTTCACATGCACTGAGGTCAGTGTCCCTCCTCAGATACTTGCCACATGTTTAACACATGTTGCCCATTCCTTAGGAAAATGAAGATCTTCATCTTGCCTACAGAGTGGGGAGGGGCGCTCCTGAGTTGCAGAGATTTTGTTTTAGTTGTATTGGGGTATGTAcatgtatggagatcagagaacagcttgcaggagtcagggGTTTCATCATGTGTTTCAAGGATCAGATTCTGGCTGGACAGGGCAGCAAGCGACTTCACCGTTGAACATCTTGCCAGTGCAGACTGTGTTTTCTCCTATAAGCCAGTTTCCATGTGTCCTCAGATACCAGGTGTCTGAAGAAGTCAGGTGAGTTGCTTAGAGGCCTGGATACACAAGTGACCTTACCCAGGGTCACTGCTGTGTCCGGGTCCCTCTTGGCTTATCCCTAGCTTGTTTCTTGCCTCCACTTGACATTTccaagcttttaaaattaattcatgtcagagacagcctggcATATCTTTAAGAGACTAATTCCACAGGAAGGTACATTAAGGACAGATGctccagccaggtggtggtgcacacctgtaatcccagtgctcgggaggctgaggcggtggatctctgtgagttgaggccaacctggactacagagcaagttccaggacagccaaggctacataaagaaaactctgtctcaaaaacaaatgaacaacaacaacaacaaaaaacccaaccctcaAGAGACCTAGACCTAGATTTCCTAACACAGTGACAAGACAACTTGATAGAGCCTTTGGTGTACAGTTAGTGGGCAGCGCTACAGCCCAGCCACCAGCAGTGGTGTCTGATGCAAGAATGCTCCTTGTGAAGGGTCCCTTACCAAGACCCTAGGTTGGGCAGGGGACCCAAGACTGACACAAGGTGGCTTCAAGAACCCTAAGGGAGGAAAGTCTCTAGGGATAGCAACATAACTCTGCAGTTACCTGCAGTACCCCATTCGCAGCTCACACTGCTCTGGCCAGGTACACCCAACTTCTTTCCATCACATTGAGCCTGGTTGGTGATGAGAAAAACAACACGGGAAATGTGGACAAGAACAGCCAGaggttgctgggtgtggtggcgcacgcctttaatcccagcacttgggaggcagaggcaggcggtctacaaagcaagtctaggacagccaaggctaacacagagaaacactgtctcaaaaaaacaaaaaagaacagccaGAGGTCGAACCCCAAGTGTTcacatggtttttgttgttgtttttgtttttcgagacagggtttctctgtgtagccttggctgtcttggactccctttgtggaccaggctggcctcgaactcacagtgatccacctgcctctgcctcccaagtgctgggattaaaggtgtgcaccaccatgcccagctcacatggtttaaaacaaacaaacaaaggagcaTCATAAAGCCAGGCCGACTGTTCTCTAGTTGTAGGATGAGAGGGACAGTGAGTGGGTCACAACCTGGGGCTGCAAAGCTTCTTGTACTTGACAGCCCGCCCCTCCTATGCCTGCGGTGTTTGCGCTGTCCTGGTGCTGAATGGCCCGGTGACTCCCCTGCTGCAGCTGTGGGAAGCAGGCTGCACTTCAGTGGAACGACCAGTGGTGTAGAGGAAGACTACACAAGCAAGGGACACTTTCTTTAATAAAGTTGGGATTTAAAAGTCACTtagtaaaatgtttaaagagTATTATTTTTATCACATCAAAAAGTTTGACACATGGTGGGTTCTGTTTTCCCCATAGAAAGTAAAAGGCCATGCAATAAAGCCCAAACCTGGTGTGCTCTGGCCAGTGCTGTTTCCTTGAAGAGGGTTGTTGCATGagaacaaatttaaattaattaaaagcaaaatatgttATGTATCAAAGGAAAGCATCAAAATAGtctcaaacaattaaaatataatatatatttataattccaGGCCCTCAAAAGCAATCATGGTAGTTAAGAACAAGGTTCTGAGTCATTATGATAGAGGCCAACTTGAAAATCATCTCTAGTAAGATGAGGTTCAGAAACTGGCATGAGAACCCCACAGAGCTATGTGAAAATCACCCCCAAAGTGTTACATCCCTGTCCACACTAGGAAGCAGGCTGGCTTGTCCCTCTGGCACAGAGGAAGTGGCCTCGGCGTGGTCAGGAAGGCAGCTCCTGAAGGCTGCActcccattctccctcctgctctcttgGGCTGCCACCCACCTGGTCTCCCGAGCCAATGGCTCACTACAATTCTGTCCATTCCAAACACATGAACACTGAAGAAGTCAATGCAATTTGGTTTAAATGCCAGTTTCTTCAAGAACCTGAAATTTCAGATACAAATCATTGAGGctcctcttaaaaagaaaattcaacttCCTCATAATCAACTACTTTATGTGAAGAAAAAGGCATTGTTACAATGGCTCAAAACCGTTCTCGAATACGTGTGACAGATTCAGTCCGGCTTCTAACTAGCAAATGTCTTGCCCACGTCCTCTTTCCCTTTGTATCTCCTCTTTCCGTGTGTGAATGGTATGTACCGGTATTTAATCATGTGctgggaaaacaaacacacaaacaaacttgAGTTACTTCAAAACAGTTTTCTGCTTAACTCTTTTCCCTAGATCTGAATAGCCAAAAGCACCCCCTTGATTATTTCTGCCTATCACAAATGAAATCAAGAAGCCGACAGTTTGCTCCACACTCCCTTTGGGAAGCCTGGGGAGACTGCAGCATGAGCAAGGCGGTGCCTTGGCACTCCAGCAGGGCCACACAGGACCTCGAGCTCTGAGCTAAGGGAGCCACTGAGGCACTGCAAGCCCAAGCCCAACCCAGCCCTTACCCAGagccttcctcctcagcttgcAGCAACCTTCCAGAAAGGCTCTGTTCTCACAGAGCCGAGCACAGGTCAGTCACACACACGGGCAGTGCCCAGCACTACACCCAAGCATGCTTTCCCAGGGACGCTGCCATCACGGGCACCGCAGCGCTGCACCTTTACCTTTATTTGCCTCTTCATTGTGATACAGAAAAGCATGATGAAGTACATCACCAGGATCGGCCAGAACACAGGCACGTTGAAAGCCTCAAAGAAGGTGCAGACCATAGCCACAAGAATGCCTTTTGTGGCTGCGTGCCTTAAAGCAAAGGGAAAAATTAGTGCGGTCTGCAGGCAGCACCAGACACCTGTCAACCACCTCTGGCCCCGACAGCCACTCGTGCCTTTGTCTGCACAGAAGCACCCACCAGAGACAACATCGGAGTAGTGCAGTATCATCTTCTTAGTCTCTTAGCCTTTTGAGAGCTGTGTTCTTAAGTTCACACTAAGTGTAAGATGCCCCAGCTAGAGCCAAATGCACCTCACCCTTGCTACCAGGAACTGACAACTTGAGCAATAACCTAAGCCCTGGGCCTGGTACTGGAAGCCGGAGTACAGTCAagtgcccacccccaccccacccagcacaCAGacttaccaccaccatcacacctcTAGTCAGGTTACTAAAACCCCCATGAGCCCTTCTTTTCCCACAGAACAAACCCTAGGTTCCTTGGGGACTTCCTGCCCACCCTCTACTTCCTCTCCCAGACCATACTCCAATCCACACTCTTAGCACCAGAGCTGCAGagttaaaaaattcaaaaaaaccCAGTTTGCTCTTTCAATTTATTGAGCCAACAAAGACTTTGGCTCCTTTGTGCTCCAGGTGCATACGGCCAAAAAGACAGGCCAGGAGGCCACAGCTTTGACCTTTTAACAAAGGCAATAAAGGCGCTACACTACACCTGTGCTGTgttcccatccctctctctctctcttctcccagcaCTTGCAGGATGTCTGCTCTGTGGAAGTGCAGTGTGACCTTGAACCAAAGCAGTGCCTACAGGAGGCACAGGGCCTGGAAGACAGCTCTTAGGACTTTTTATTCTGGAACCAGCCTTATCTACTAACTCTAAACTACTGTGCCAACCCAAGAGAGAGCATTGGGAAGTGGTGGTCTCCCCAGCGAGCCCTGTGACAGACCCCGCCCCATGCCTGCCCAGCCTGTGACCTTTTAGATAAACGCATACCACATGCAAACAGCACAACAAAACTCCCATTTTGTTAAATAGAAAACTAACTGGGACAAAAACTGGTCTATTTTCATAGCCTAAGTATCTTCCAGCAAGACTAGTCAGGACAAAGGCCTTCCACTGTGCAGACAGGAGGATGAGCAGTAGGCAACAATGCTGGACTTCTCTCAGAATACCTCAGACAGGACTGCTAGTGTTCAAACACAAGTGTCTGTGGTGGATGTGCCAATCACCTGACCAGACCATCCTACATTATGTACGTGTACCAAAATGTCACTCCACACCCCCTCATACATGGACAATTactgtgtatgtgtaaaaataagacatgtatagatgtatatattttactattcaatagaaaaaaacCTCACCAAAATTTGAATTCTGGGAGCCTTCGAATGAAGGGACGAAACTCCTCATTCTGTTTGGTTGGTAATGAAGGGCCATCATCTGAAAGGAACATCAGCTGGAGGTGAAACAACTGCCCCACCCACAAGTCTCTCTAATGCTTCTGAGCTGGTACACTCACACACGGCAACAGATGTCATTCAACCAGGGAAAAGTGTGAGGTGTGCAGACaacttttagaaattaatttgTTGCTTAAAAAACTCAAGGGAGACTCTTTTGTTATAAAAGTCTTAATGCACTTTTTTTAACTgcacatattttcatttgttgtACTATGTAGTTATGTAAATAAGACAAGGACAAACTGACATTTAtataaaacaagagagagagagagaatgtaggccatgtggtggtacatgcctataatcccagcacttgaaaggcagaaacAAGGTGAGTTTATGGCCAACACAGAAACCCATTATCACAATAAAATAAGAAGTGCCactgagatgactcagcagataaagacatttgctgccaagccagatgtTGTGAGTTTAATGCCTAGAACCCACTTGGTAGAAGGAGGGACccccactgggcatggtggcacgtggcgcacacctttaatccaagcactcaggaggagtCAAGACATTAGGCTAGGTCCAGTGAGTCCCTGCCTCGAGAGGCCTGAGGCAAGAGGTCAGATATGGAAAATGAGACCCTCAGAAGCCATAGAGTGTTTAGAGTACAGCACCTAGAAAGGCAAATATAAAAGTAGATATAGGCCGGGCgtggggtgcacgcctttaatccctgcatttaGGAGGCAgtcacaggcagatctctgagtttgaagcgagtctggtctaaagagcaagttccagaacatccagggccacacagagaaaccctgtctcaaacaataacaacaaacaaacagacagacagaaaacacacCAAGGACATTTCACAGTGCCTCGGCCTGGACTAGCCTCTGCCACCAGGGTCCTCCTGTCTGTGCTATAAGTCTGCTGTATTTTTCTGGCACTTAACAGTGAAATCTGAGGCAGGATGCAGAGGAGCAGACCCCTGCCCTGCTCCTGGGTCCCATGTGAACTTCTTCACAGCTGTCCAAGGTTTAATGAGTAATCTACAGACAGATTCATCCTGATCCAGACATCACAATCAAATAAATACCACAAGCCCAGGTCCAAGGAGGGTGCAGAGGCACAGAGCACCCCACCACCTGCTGTACCTGAATCCTCCATCAGGGAAGGGTCCACTTTGGGAGAAAGGAACGCTATGAAAAGGTTTAGGTGGTAAATTCCCAAGGCGTAGGTCACAATGTACCAACCCTACAAGAGAAACAAAGCCATCATCAATGAGCAGTCCAGCTAGCACCAGCTGAAACCAGTTCAGTGAGCCAGGACGCAAGCTCTGTTGCACTACAAACATGGTTTCCTCAAGGTGAAGTGACAAG from Acomys russatus chromosome 29, mAcoRus1.1, whole genome shotgun sequence encodes the following:
- the Pex10 gene encoding peroxisome biogenesis factor 10, with the translated sequence MALAGAPEVIRAAQKDEYYLGGLRSAAGGALHSLAGAKKWLEWRKEIELLSDIAYFGLTTIAGYQTLGEEYVGIVQVDPSQQRVPSRLRRGVLIALHAILPYLLDKALLPLEQELQADGDGTRASQGSLLLSGGRSRSGARRWVRDHAATLPEQQRRALQRAVFILRQGFACLHRLHVAWFYIHGAFYHLAKRLAGITYLRTRRLPGEDLRARTSYRLLGLVSLLHLALSVGLQLYSFRQKQRARKEWRLHRNLSHRRSSLEDRAVCRAPLCTLCLEERRHSTATPCGHLFCWECITEWCNTKTECPLCRDKFPPQKLVYLRHYR
- the Rer1 gene encoding protein RER1, with amino-acid sequence MSEGDSVGDSVHGKPSVVYRFFTRLGQIYQSWLDKSTPYTAVRWVVTLGLSFVYMIRVYLLQGWYIVTYALGIYHLNLFIAFLSPKVDPSLMEDSDDGPSLPTKQNEEFRPFIRRLPEFKFWHAATKGILVAMVCTFFEAFNVPVFWPILVMYFIMLFCITMKRQIKHMIKYRYIPFTHGKRRYKGKEDVGKTFAS